Proteins encoded within one genomic window of Thioploca ingrica:
- a CDS encoding NAD-dependent epimerase/dehydratase: MKTILIVGGAGYIGSHMVKMLMRSGYHVVTLDNLATGYRDAVSGGDFVFGDTADKLGLDSLFSGYTIDGVMHFASFIQVGESVQHPSKYYQNNVAATLNLLDAMVAHHIPALIFSSSAAIFGEPAYTPIDEQHPKQPINPYGLSKWMIEQILADYDQAYGLKSVCLRYFNAAGADPEGQLGERHEPETHLIPLVLQAASGRRQAITVFGQDYDTPDGTCIRDYIHINDLCQAHLLALEYLFQGGNSTAYNLGNGSGFSVTEVIEVAKQVTHKPIEVVMGERRMGDPARLVADSKQIQTQLGWQPQYADLATIVAHAWQWETRT; the protein is encoded by the coding sequence ATGAAAACGATTCTTATCGTGGGTGGCGCTGGTTATATTGGTTCACACATGGTTAAAATGCTAATGAGATCCGGTTATCACGTCGTTACCTTAGATAATCTTGCTACTGGCTATCGTGATGCCGTTAGCGGAGGCGATTTTGTTTTTGGAGATACCGCTGATAAATTGGGCTTAGATAGCTTATTCAGTGGTTATACCATTGACGGGGTTATGCATTTTGCTTCATTTATTCAAGTCGGTGAATCCGTTCAACATCCCAGTAAATATTATCAAAATAATGTAGCGGCTACCTTAAATCTGCTTGATGCGATGGTGGCTCACCATATACCCGCCTTAATCTTTTCTTCATCAGCGGCGATTTTTGGCGAACCGGCTTATACCCCCATTGATGAACAACATCCCAAACAGCCGATTAATCCTTATGGTTTATCTAAATGGATGATTGAACAAATTTTGGCTGATTACGATCAAGCTTATGGCTTAAAATCAGTTTGTTTACGCTACTTTAATGCGGCGGGTGCTGATCCAGAAGGGCAATTGGGCGAACGTCATGAGCCGGAAACGCATTTGATTCCTTTAGTTCTACAAGCCGCTTCGGGACGGCGCCAAGCGATTACCGTGTTTGGACAAGATTACGACACCCCCGACGGGACTTGTATTCGTGATTACATCCATATTAATGATTTATGCCAAGCTCATCTACTTGCTTTAGAATATTTATTCCAGGGAGGCAACAGTACGGCTTATAATTTGGGTAATGGTTCTGGTTTTTCAGTAACCGAAGTCATTGAAGTCGCTAAACAAGTTACTCACAAACCGATTGAGGTGGTTATGGGAGAACGACGAATGGGCGATCCAGCCCGGTTAGTCGCTGATTCTAAACAAATTCAAACGCAATTAGGTTGGCAACCGCAGTACGCAGATTTAGCTACGATTGTGGCTCACGCTTGGCAGTGGGAAACCCGAACCTAG
- a CDS encoding phosphoheptose isomerase, translating into MDLVNRVSQHFSASIELKIQAMSQLASPIVRASQMMVKCLQKHHKILTCGNGGSAGQAQHFSSELVNRFEKERRALAAIALTTDTSALTSIANDYAYEKVFSRQVEALGQSGDVLLAITTSGNSFNIVNAIDTAHTQGVLVVLLTGRDGGKAECQLKESDVAIRVPAQSTARIQEVHLLVIHCVCDIIDQVLFTQ; encoded by the coding sequence ATGGATTTAGTCAACCGCGTTAGTCAGCATTTTTCTGCGAGTATTGAATTAAAAATTCAAGCGATGTCACAACTCGCTTCCCCTATCGTTCGAGCCAGTCAAATGATGGTGAAATGTTTACAAAAACACCATAAAATCTTAACTTGTGGTAATGGTGGCTCGGCTGGACAAGCGCAGCATTTTTCTTCAGAACTGGTTAATCGCTTTGAAAAAGAACGACGAGCTTTAGCGGCGATTGCCTTAACCACGGATACTTCGGCACTCACTTCGATTGCCAATGATTATGCCTACGAGAAAGTGTTTTCTAGACAAGTTGAAGCACTCGGGCAATCCGGAGACGTTTTATTAGCGATTACAACCAGTGGTAATTCATTCAATATTGTAAACGCCATTGATACGGCTCATACCCAAGGTGTGTTAGTGGTGTTATTAACGGGGCGAGATGGAGGTAAAGCCGAATGCCAATTAAAAGAAAGTGATGTTGCTATCCGTGTTCCGGCACAATCGACCGCACGTATTCAAGAAGTTCACCTTTTAGTTATTCATTGCGTCTGTGACATTATTGACCAGGTATTATTTACACAGTAA
- a CDS encoding murein transglycosylase codes for MKRLTLDPLCLFGMIMLAQILISPAQSSEIYSYVDTDGVRHYTDNHPSHRPTVKLYPQPTSQSTGSVKIYRFVDDDNVIHLTDNPKDSRYRLIYQGGSNVPSFTGNVYSGIDVSPDLHDKYQDYQNLVAEAASYTQLEPALLHAVIQTESAYNPQAVSPKGAVGLMQLMPATAKRFGVSDRTDATSNIYGGARYLRYLLGLFNNNLNLALAGYNAGENAVIRYGNQIPPYQETKSYVRRVLALYKSYQEQM; via the coding sequence ATGAAAAGACTTACTCTTGATCCGCTCTGCTTATTCGGTATGATTATGTTAGCTCAGATTCTAATATCACCGGCACAAAGCAGTGAAATTTATAGTTATGTTGATACCGATGGGGTGCGACATTATACCGATAATCATCCTAGCCACCGTCCTACTGTCAAACTTTACCCGCAACCCACTTCTCAATCAACCGGGAGCGTAAAAATTTACCGCTTTGTTGATGATGATAATGTAATTCATCTCACTGATAATCCTAAAGATTCACGTTATCGATTAATCTATCAAGGGGGTAGCAACGTTCCCTCCTTCACCGGTAACGTCTATTCCGGTATAGATGTATCCCCCGATCTCCATGATAAATACCAAGATTATCAGAATTTAGTTGCAGAAGCAGCCAGTTATACCCAGTTAGAACCGGCTTTGTTACATGCCGTTATTCAAACTGAATCTGCTTATAATCCACAAGCGGTTTCTCCCAAAGGTGCGGTGGGATTGATGCAACTCATGCCCGCCACCGCTAAACGTTTTGGCGTTAGCGATCGTACCGACGCTACTTCCAACATCTATGGAGGTGCTCGCTATTTACGTTACTTATTAGGGTTGTTTAATAATAACTTGAATCTCGCTTTAGCCGGTTATAATGCCGGCGAAAACGCGGTCATTCGTTATGGGAATCAAATTCCGCCTTACCAAGAAACGAAAAGTTATGTGAGAAGGGTTTTGGCACTTTATAAAAGTTATCAAGAACAAATGTAA
- a CDS encoding uroporphyrinogen decarboxylase yields MDSDHIIMKSLQNDRLLRALQRQAVDVTPIWIMRQAGRYLPEYREIRARVKDFLTLCQTPELACEVTLQPLRRFPLDAAILFSDILTIPDAMGLGLYFSEGEGPSFERPIRNASDIKHLGVPDPHETLRYVMDAVTLIRQELDGRVPLIGFAGSPWTLATYMVEGGTTKNFSLVKGLMFEQPVAMHTLLDKLTQAITAYLNAQIAAGVQVIMIFDTWGGILTTRDYLDFSLPYLQQIVTNLIREHEGQTIPVILFTKEGNEWLEALAGTGCDAVGLDWKLPIGIARKRIGHQVALQGNMDPCILQASPARIREEVATILASFGSGSGHVFNLGHGIHPQVNPEHVKVLVEAVHTLSPAYHVSP; encoded by the coding sequence ATGGATAGTGACCATATCATAATGAAATCTCTACAAAATGACCGGTTGTTACGCGCTTTACAACGTCAAGCCGTTGATGTAACACCCATATGGATAATGCGGCAAGCGGGACGTTATTTGCCAGAATATCGGGAAATTCGAGCCCGAGTTAAAGATTTTCTGACCTTATGCCAAACGCCAGAGTTAGCCTGTGAAGTAACTTTACAACCTTTGCGCCGCTTTCCATTAGATGCCGCGATTTTATTTTCAGATATTCTTACCATTCCGGATGCGATGGGATTAGGTCTCTATTTTAGTGAAGGCGAAGGCCCCAGTTTTGAACGACCGATCCGTAATGCCAGCGATATAAAACACTTAGGTGTACCTGATCCCCATGAAACTTTACGTTACGTGATGGATGCGGTAACTTTAATTCGACAGGAGTTAGATGGACGTGTCCCTTTAATTGGTTTTGCTGGCAGCCCTTGGACTTTAGCCACTTACATGGTAGAGGGGGGTACAACTAAAAATTTTAGTCTGGTCAAAGGTTTAATGTTTGAACAACCCGTAGCCATGCATACTTTACTCGATAAACTGACCCAAGCTATAACGGCTTATTTAAATGCGCAAATTGCGGCTGGGGTTCAAGTCATTATGATTTTCGATACCTGGGGTGGTATTCTGACAACTCGAGATTATCTTGATTTTTCCTTACCTTACCTGCAACAAATTGTAACTAATTTAATACGAGAGCATGAAGGGCAAACTATACCAGTTATTTTATTTACCAAAGAGGGCAATGAATGGTTGGAGGCGTTAGCAGGTACGGGCTGTGATGCGGTTGGTTTAGATTGGAAATTGCCCATTGGAATAGCCAGAAAACGGATAGGGCATCAAGTGGCACTGCAAGGTAATATGGATCCCTGCATTTTACAAGCTTCTCCAGCCCGAATTCGCGAGGAAGTAGCCACTATTTTAGCGAGTTTCGGTAGCGGTAGTGGACATGTATTTAATTTAGGACACGGTATTCATCCACAAGTGAATCCTGAACATGTCAAAGTTTTAGTTGAGGCGGTACACACTTTAAGTCCAGCTTATCATGTTTCTCCTTAA
- a CDS encoding phosphotransacetylase has protein sequence MISNPKLSSMELIENKTFDEINIGDSATIVRSLTTEDIHLFALVSGDVNPTHIDWEYAQSSTSQKLIGHSMWSSGALLSNVLGNQLPGPGTIYHGQTLEFYRSVALGDTLTVTVTVKEKHELDHRVIFDCHCVNQNQEVVYTGIADMFAPTEKIKRPRAILPKIHLRYPGAQLDRLVLMTERYQPIRMAIVHPVDSHSLRGAVDAARTNLIIPVLVGPVDKIRAVAAAEAIDLSNYECVNTEHSHEAAATAVAMARAGEVEALMKGSLHTDELMHAAVQRGTGISTARRMSHVFMMDVPTYPRPLFVTDAAINIDPSFETKCDIVQNAIDLAHALNVTNPKVALLSAVETINPKLRSTMEAAAICKMADRKQIKGGIIDGPLAFDNAVSVEAARIKGIESPVAGQADIVVAPDLEAGNMVAKQLEYLADAQSSGIVLGARVPIALTSRADTALSRMASCALALLLAHHQKAVMKKSESGLSSD, from the coding sequence ATGATATCAAATCCAAAATTATCTTCTATGGAATTAATCGAAAACAAAACTTTCGATGAGATTAATATTGGTGATTCTGCCACCATTGTTCGTAGTTTAACCACCGAGGATATTCATCTATTTGCCTTAGTTTCGGGTGATGTTAACCCAACTCATATTGATTGGGAATATGCTCAAAGTAGTACCTCTCAAAAATTAATTGGACATAGTATGTGGAGTAGTGGTGCCTTACTTTCCAATGTATTAGGTAATCAACTCCCCGGTCCAGGCACCATCTATCATGGACAAACGCTTGAATTCTATCGATCAGTGGCTTTAGGTGATACCCTCACCGTTACGGTTACGGTTAAGGAAAAACATGAGCTGGATCATCGGGTTATTTTCGACTGTCATTGTGTCAACCAAAATCAAGAAGTCGTTTATACCGGCATAGCCGACATGTTTGCGCCAACCGAAAAAATTAAACGTCCACGAGCGATATTACCGAAAATTCACTTAAGATATCCAGGAGCTCAACTTGACCGACTGGTGTTGATGACCGAACGATATCAGCCCATTCGGATGGCTATCGTTCATCCAGTCGATTCGCATTCGTTGAGAGGTGCTGTTGATGCAGCCCGAACTAATTTAATTATTCCGGTATTAGTGGGACCGGTCGATAAAATCAGAGCGGTGGCAGCGGCAGAAGCGATTGATTTGTCAAACTATGAATGTGTGAATACCGAGCATAGTCATGAAGCCGCCGCTACGGCCGTAGCCATGGCACGTGCTGGTGAAGTAGAAGCGTTGATGAAAGGCAGTTTACATACTGATGAACTGATGCATGCGGCGGTACAACGAGGGACTGGAATTTCAACGGCTCGCCGAATGAGCCATGTATTTATGATGGATGTACCGACTTATCCACGGCCTTTATTTGTCACCGATGCGGCTATCAATATTGATCCCAGTTTTGAAACAAAATGCGATATTGTCCAAAATGCGATTGATTTAGCCCATGCGTTGAATGTGACTAATCCTAAAGTGGCATTACTTTCTGCTGTAGAAACCATTAATCCCAAACTGCGATCCACTATGGAAGCCGCTGCCATTTGTAAAATGGCGGATCGCAAGCAAATTAAGGGGGGAATCATTGATGGCCCCTTAGCTTTTGACAATGCGGTATCAGTGGAAGCAGCCCGGATTAAAGGGATTGAGTCGCCCGTCGCTGGACAAGCTGATATTGTCGTGGCGCCGGATTTGGAGGCCGGTAATATGGTTGCCAAACAGTTAGAATACTTGGCTGATGCCCAATCTTCTGGAATTGTTTTAGGGGCACGGGTTCCGATTGCTTTAACCAGTCGGGCAGATACGGCTTTGAGTCGGATGGCTTCTTGCGCGTTAGCGTTGTTATTAGCTCATCATCAAAAGGCGGTCATGAAAAAATCGGAATCGGGTTTATCTTCTGATTGA
- a CDS encoding chemotaxis-related protein: protein MSNSIAVRCLLVPIGLEQQLLLPSTVVAEVFPYQKPEPVVGSHPSWLLGSINWRGQPLLVMSMEKILSLPLPSSKPYRTLILYGLESNQTLPFYAFLVTDIPRTLNLTEVGLTHFVSGERNGIVFQVEIAQQGAAWILDLTYLENLLRKYQSHLSSPSVI, encoded by the coding sequence ATGTCAAATAGTATAGCTGTACGTTGTCTTCTCGTGCCAATTGGTTTAGAGCAACAACTCCTCTTGCCAAGTACTGTGGTAGCCGAAGTTTTTCCTTATCAGAAACCAGAACCCGTGGTTGGCAGCCACCCCAGTTGGCTATTAGGCAGTATCAATTGGCGTGGACAACCGCTACTGGTCATGTCAATGGAAAAAATTTTATCATTACCATTACCTTCATCAAAACCCTATCGTACTCTGATTTTATATGGTTTAGAATCCAATCAAACCTTACCTTTCTATGCGTTTTTAGTGACTGATATTCCACGTACTTTAAATCTCACTGAAGTGGGTTTAACCCATTTTGTTTCTGGTGAACGTAACGGCATTGTTTTTCAGGTGGAAATAGCTCAGCAAGGAGCTGCTTGGATACTAGATTTAACTTATTTAGAAAATTTATTGCGGAAATATCAGTCACATTTATCATCTCCCTCCGTCATTTAA
- a CDS encoding chemotaxis protein histidine kinase-like protein: protein MQLIQIPEQTPNSAVDEEILEIFVEEVGEVLEEIVNNYAAWKSDPTDFEALKTLRRCFHTLKGSGRLIGATVIGELGWRFENMLNRVADGTLSRNDNMLFLLEQVEQVLPTMVKQFQNDQPPPYPILLLISQADYFTRTKGQSLGEFEPPVPAAKLTLPPKEVIPTPPASAPSPSPPTIQLPQTEETTWEDRVEEEEVSENIFATATELNLLTDEVREIEELEELELNSLLANQLELETDRFSTDEFELELSELEPEAIQLDDLTTSEELESLVEFPAEITIEPVESEASLTKPEVLTPPSLAATTYESNEADLVDPGLFEVFQGDANHNLSILKETLSHWEENPPVQINQEIVRVFHSLNGSARAVNFKAIFEIAAPLETYTRALHDRQMELAPNMLDLIKTSAQLIEYALNGRAIEEEQQILLDKVQLSLESLPTLLFKTTKVSDATPGGLATEAVLDATDEFMAIFLEEAEEILENTQSLIERWKASPHNMQLMKELQRELHTLKGGARMVGIAPMGDLSHHLESVLTQIVEGTAHSNTRLQDIVQNSADELAAMLEAVRSGVSLERPLDLIEQINSALTEGEENYNIIIKKLLPATPTTATELTQAAPKEEVSAKLPSEEAADANNLLPEKETELAGEGAEDRIRVKVTLIDKLTNLAGELSISRAHMEQQQGAVKNNLVEMEQTVARLRDQLRRLEIETEAQILAHFSTVGPDNNEEFDPLELDRFSVIQQLSRSLMESVSDLLNIQDFLKILTRQTDSLLIQQTRMGAELQEGIMRTRMIPFARISPRLQRIARLTARELHKQIDFFINGENIEFERTVLNRIVAPLEHMLRNAIGHGIEDAPTRQQAGKPTVAKITIDLFKEGSELIVKLSDDGGGLNLHAIRQKAEERLLLKPDAVISDKELMQFILEPGFSTAKVINQVAGRGVGMDVVNTEIKQLSGSLQIHSRIGEGTTFEIRLPLSLTMNQALMVYVGDETIAIPMNNIEAVLRAPREQVEGETDQIRYYNYMEHNYRVFHLGELLGFGKIASLDTAVIPMLLVRANDRRIALLVDGIEGSKEIVVKSVGPQISTVRWIAGATILGDGRVVLILDIPALTLVDTTVEATIQPEVEIVEEKPLIKTIMVVDDSITVRKVTARLLKRQGMEVITAKDGVDAVAQLQETTPDLMLLDVEMPRMDGYELATQVRNNPDWKHIPIIMITSRTGTKHRDRAEKIGINRYLGKPFNETELLENINALLTESSSQFH, encoded by the coding sequence ATGCAATTAATTCAAATTCCAGAGCAAACCCCGAATTCAGCCGTTGACGAAGAAATTTTGGAGATCTTTGTCGAAGAAGTTGGAGAAGTCCTTGAAGAAATCGTTAATAATTATGCCGCTTGGAAAAGCGATCCAACTGATTTTGAAGCATTGAAAACTTTACGGCGTTGTTTTCATACCTTGAAGGGAAGTGGTCGGCTCATTGGTGCCACGGTTATTGGTGAACTTGGCTGGCGTTTTGAGAATATGCTTAACCGGGTTGCTGACGGCACCCTATCAAGGAATGACAATATGTTATTCCTGCTCGAGCAAGTGGAACAAGTATTACCGACTATGGTTAAACAATTTCAAAATGACCAACCGCCTCCTTATCCGATTCTGTTACTTATTTCTCAAGCCGATTATTTCACTCGAACCAAAGGGCAAAGTTTAGGTGAATTTGAACCACCGGTTCCAGCGGCGAAATTAACCCTACCGCCTAAAGAGGTGATTCCAACCCCGCCAGCGAGTGCACCCAGTCCGTCACCGCCAACCATTCAATTACCCCAAACAGAAGAAACGACTTGGGAAGACCGAGTTGAAGAAGAGGAAGTCAGTGAAAATATATTTGCAACAGCAACTGAACTCAATCTCCTCACCGATGAGGTAAGGGAAATAGAAGAACTCGAAGAACTCGAATTAAATTCTTTACTGGCAAATCAGTTGGAACTAGAAACAGATCGCTTTTCTACGGATGAATTTGAATTAGAACTCAGCGAGTTAGAACCAGAAGCTATTCAACTTGATGATTTGACCACGTCAGAAGAATTGGAATCACTGGTTGAATTCCCAGCAGAAATCACGATTGAACCGGTTGAAAGTGAAGCCAGCTTAACAAAACCAGAAGTATTAACACCGCCCTCGCTTGCAGCAACCACCTACGAGAGTAATGAAGCCGATTTAGTAGATCCAGGGTTGTTTGAAGTTTTTCAGGGTGATGCTAATCATAATTTGTCAATATTGAAAGAAACCTTAAGTCACTGGGAAGAAAATCCGCCCGTTCAAATTAACCAGGAAATTGTCCGCGTGTTTCATTCCTTAAATGGCAGTGCCCGAGCCGTTAATTTTAAAGCGATTTTTGAAATAGCGGCTCCCCTGGAAACTTATACGCGAGCGTTACACGATCGCCAAATGGAATTGGCGCCTAATATGTTAGATTTGATAAAAACCAGTGCGCAACTGATTGAATATGCCCTGAATGGTAGAGCAATTGAGGAAGAGCAACAAATTTTGCTAGATAAGGTGCAATTGTCACTAGAATCTTTACCAACCCTGCTGTTTAAAACGACAAAAGTATCTGATGCAACCCCCGGTGGACTAGCGACTGAAGCCGTATTAGATGCAACTGACGAATTCATGGCTATTTTTCTTGAGGAAGCCGAAGAAATTCTTGAAAACACTCAATCGTTGATCGAACGTTGGAAAGCATCACCGCATAATATGCAACTGATGAAAGAATTGCAGCGCGAATTACATACGCTCAAAGGTGGAGCACGGATGGTTGGTATCGCACCGATGGGTGATTTAAGTCACCATTTAGAATCGGTATTAACCCAAATTGTTGAAGGGACAGCGCATTCTAACACGAGATTACAAGATATTGTGCAAAACAGTGCGGATGAACTGGCTGCTATGCTAGAAGCCGTGCGTTCTGGTGTGTCTTTAGAAAGACCCCTGGATTTGATTGAACAAATTAATTCCGCTCTAACTGAAGGCGAAGAAAATTACAATATCATCATTAAAAAGTTATTACCAGCTACCCCGACTACCGCTACTGAATTAACTCAAGCTGCCCCAAAAGAAGAAGTCTCTGCTAAATTACCATCGGAAGAAGCGGCTGATGCCAATAATCTATTACCAGAAAAAGAAACAGAATTAGCCGGTGAGGGTGCTGAAGATCGTATTCGTGTCAAAGTAACCTTAATCGATAAACTAACCAATCTCGCCGGGGAATTATCCATTTCTCGAGCCCATATGGAACAGCAACAAGGTGCCGTTAAGAATAACTTGGTAGAAATGGAACAAACCGTGGCTCGCTTACGCGACCAATTACGACGCCTAGAAATTGAGACAGAAGCTCAAATTCTAGCTCACTTTAGCACCGTTGGCCCGGATAACAATGAGGAGTTTGATCCGCTCGAGTTGGACCGTTTTTCAGTGATTCAGCAACTGTCGCGCAGTTTGATGGAAAGTGTGAGTGACTTACTTAATATTCAGGATTTCCTCAAGATTTTAACTCGACAAACGGATAGCTTATTAATTCAACAAACTCGTATGGGAGCAGAGTTACAAGAAGGTATTATGCGTACTCGGATGATACCTTTTGCGAGAATTTCACCGCGCTTGCAAAGAATTGCACGGCTTACCGCTAGAGAGTTACATAAACAAATTGACTTTTTCATTAATGGAGAAAATATCGAGTTTGAGAGAACGGTTCTTAATCGTATTGTGGCACCACTTGAACATATGCTGAGAAATGCGATTGGTCATGGGATTGAAGATGCACCCACCCGTCAACAAGCCGGTAAGCCGACCGTAGCTAAAATTACGATTGATTTGTTTAAAGAAGGTTCGGAACTCATTGTTAAGTTAAGTGACGATGGTGGCGGTCTCAATCTACATGCTATTCGGCAAAAAGCCGAAGAACGTCTGTTGCTTAAACCAGATGCGGTCATTAGTGACAAAGAATTGATGCAATTTATTCTGGAACCGGGCTTTAGTACGGCTAAAGTCATTAATCAGGTTGCTGGACGGGGTGTTGGGATGGATGTGGTTAACACCGAAATTAAACAATTAAGCGGTAGTTTACAGATTCATTCGAGAATTGGTGAGGGAACTACTTTTGAAATTCGTTTGCCACTATCCCTTACCATGAATCAAGCTTTAATGGTCTATGTTGGCGATGAAACGATCGCTATTCCAATGAATAATATTGAAGCGGTCTTGCGCGCCCCTCGTGAACAAGTTGAAGGTGAAACTGACCAAATTCGTTACTATAATTATATGGAACATAATTATCGGGTTTTTCATTTGGGTGAACTGTTAGGATTTGGTAAAATCGCTTCATTAGATACCGCTGTGATTCCGATGTTATTGGTTCGTGCCAATGATCGGCGCATTGCCTTATTAGTCGATGGTATTGAAGGCAGTAAAGAAATTGTCGTTAAATCGGTTGGTCCGCAGATTAGTACGGTTCGTTGGATAGCCGGGGCCACTATTCTGGGTGATGGTAGAGTGGTATTAATTCTGGATATACCAGCCTTAACTTTAGTTGATACCACCGTTGAAGCGACCATTCAACCCGAAGTTGAGATAGTCGAAGAAAAGCCATTAATCAAAACGATTATGGTGGTTGATGATTCTATCACCGTGCGTAAAGTAACCGCGCGGTTACTCAAGCGGCAAGGCATGGAAGTGATAACGGCTAAAGATGGGGTAGATGCGGTGGCACAATTGCAAGAAACGACCCCAGACTTAATGTTACTCGATGTAGAAATGCCACGGATGGATGGTTATGAATTAGCCACCCAAGTACGCAATAATCCCGATTGGAAACATATTCCTATCATTATGATTACTTCACGTACCGGTACTAAACATCGTGATAGGGCTGAAAAGATTGGGATCAATCGCTATTTAGGTAAGCCATTTAACGAAACTGAATTGTTAGAAAATATTAATGCGTTACTTACTGAATCTTCAAGTCAGTTTCATTAG